Part of the Engystomops pustulosus chromosome 4, aEngPut4.maternal, whole genome shotgun sequence genome is shown below.
AGTCTCATCTTGACTTTCTCAGGAAATAGCGTCATGGaaattttatttcatgttttggTAGAGATCAATATAACATGGATCCGTGTCTGCTGGAATGTGTGACGGGTGACGTCATGACTATTGATCTGGGCTGGAGAAGTTTCCTCTTATTGTACGGTCTTCGGAACATGTCTTAGCGAGCAGAGTCCGGGCGGGGGCGTTTATCACTGGGTGTCTTTTATCAACCATTACACTGTCTTATCAACTGTGCTAATCATAGCCATCAGCAAAAACTCTCTAATTGTCTGAATGTGTAGAGAGATATGTAGACAACCTTTATAAATACAAACTTAAAAGGCAGTTCCATCCACTATCAACACAACCTCCCCAATGCCGGAATACTTCCTGAGTTTTTACATAAACAGATTGTGTAGTTTGAAGTTTGGTAAATCATTACATTTCCATTCTTTCCATCCTtcccatcatgcatcaggacAGAGgatagattttatatttttttttcgtgTGGGCGGAGCTTTCTCCagttggttgtcacccagctttctctgAAGCAGATGTAATGGAAAAACAAGTGCGAAAAGGAAACAAACAGGTTGTATAGGTGAGAGATCCTGGCGTAGTGTGCGGGATGTAGTGTGAGTATCGCAGTGAGTGGCTCATGGATTAGAGGAGTCCAGAGGTTTATGGCTTGTTTGATCTTTTTATGGCTTAGATAAGCGCAACGGTCGCAGGCAGTGACAGGCACCAACATCATATATGTCTCATACGGGCAGTAAACTATAGGGAATATTTCCGGGCTATCCCTTACATCTAGGGATTACGGAGAAGACTCTCCAATAGACATATATCACAAGCTGTATTTGTATTCGCCATTCAGGAATCAAGGAAGACCGCAAGTCTAGGACAACCCAAGGGAGGAGAGATTATACGTTCCAAGAAGTCTAAGAGGGAAATCACTTTGTTATTGCATTTATTACCCAGAGACAAATACTGTATCAATAAACTAAAAACACACAATACGATATAAACATTGAGTAAAAATCCATCAATGTTGGAAGAAAAAGTAAGCCAACCCTTGTATTTACAAATACTCCAAGATGTATGGTGTTATAGAGGTTGATGGTTGTCAcgtgtgctcctgcgacccacatctcgggtcgcaggcgcacccgtgctcctctccacGGCTCCCGATCCCccatcctcactcacctctccacactcctgcttcCGTCCCGGCTTCCCATCGTGTGTGTTCCCGGCTCGTAGAGCATGCGCAGATGTAAAGGGCCAccacaccgctaattggcgctgcccactacCCGACTCTTCCCAGCATTCCCAGtattccccaccggatctttgctCTCAATGTCACAAAGAAAGCTGAGTTATTCCCGTGtactgacctcccgttgtgaccccggtcctGTTCCAGATTCCgatcctccgctgccagccttgacctcctgctccgtcttTGACCTTGAAtctttgctgcctgtcttgacctcctgcctgtccccgaccacgagattgcctattgactttgtaccttgaccttggctgccaccgcggaaaagtcgcatctgtggaacgacttggttgcaccctgccgcagcaaggccaacccgctttgtggcgggcacTGGTGAagatcgggtgccacttagatttcggtcccaggtgtcggcttgtgtcatcgtccgcggtgttccagggggttcactaacccAGAAGCCTAAAATGGTCTGGTTCACACTTGCTTTGGCTGTTAAATAAAGGCATTCAAGACCTGGTTACTGCCAAATCTGTTCCTCTAAAGAAAGACTGATAGTGAGAAGCAGGCCTCAAGGCAAACAGCTTGTCGAAGACAGAAGAATGGCCATAGACGTGGGAGAGTTACATGGTTATCCATGGCTGCATAAAGAACCAGAGTGTAAGAGCTGAGGGTAACCCACAGGGCTGCCATAATGTGGTGAATAGAGAGACTCGGATCAAGTGCCCAGACAGTATAATGAAAGGCCCAGCATTACTTCTCCCACTGGTCAATAGATCaaatgtctttaaaggggttggccacaaatTTTAACAGGGTATGTACTGTATAAGAACTGTATCGTACTTACTCTATTATATTTTGGATTTCACCAACAGGAGCCACAGATTATATGACTCCCaggacttgggacttcctgtgacaccCCGTGTCCTCTTTGCTTCTGGCGGATGGTGGGGTTGTGCACTAATTACTGACTGCATGTGCCCTCTCCGGTCAGTGATTGCTGGGATATGCAGGGCTCCTGTGATAAGAAGGTGATAAAAAGTAATGCTAAATCTGCAGTGATgaattgtggctggaagaagctgacatgacggtcaggtagaagaagaaaatgtaGAGACTTCTCTGGTCAAAGATGTTATCTATAGGTGACCAGATTTATTATTACATTAAGTACTTTTGTTACCCATTAACCCATGAATTGGATGCATCTCCCCTCTGTTATCTTCTCCTACGAGGGGGAGCTACATGGAGACATATTTATCATCTGCattagacactggggcacatttacttatccgtccctaTGCGTTCCCATTCATTTACAtcgtacacccgatatcctgcatgtgtcgcttccccgctcaagtccgccggcattcaccatcttcttccctgtgtatgtaactgcatgtcttgcgacacaatttaaatgttaaatactgCGCTCAGTCGCAATCAGTCGGATCGGAtcgtgtcacatgaaagccgcatGTAGTTTGATTttggtactgtatctatatagtagcttggttttggtgctgcatctatgtagtTTGGTTTAGGTGCTGTATCTTTATATTACGGTTCTTATATACTACACATAATATCATGTTAAAACTCTACCCAATTGCCAAGGTCTGTGTTATCTTTACAGCCCAGAACCTGTGATAGTCTTACAtttatactactactacaccacatTGCAGGGAGTGAGGAGTCAGTTACTGAAAGGGTCCTGCATGATACCCACTGGGCAAGAGAGACCATTGAGACTGTGAACTGGAGCAAATAGAATCTTTGTTCTGGAAGAAACAGACTTCAAAGCCTGTGCTCCTCAGCCGGGGAGTGGGACAATGGGTCAAAGACTACAACCAGGAGTAACCCTTCTCCTTCTATGTAGATGTTGGATGAGTGAACCTCATAAGGAATCGTTATCTGTGAACCATCATTGTGATGATATTATGGCAACTGTAGTTATTTTGAGTTTTCTTCGATATACCTTAGTCTTTTACGATGCTATAGGGTAGAGGTTACCCCCTTCAAACCCATTATTAAATTGGAAGAGAGAACCTGAAGTCTTCTTGTTTGATCCCAGACCCTGGTTTAAAGATTGCTCTGTGTGGTCGTGCCCCTTGTACTAAAAGGGCTTGTCCCAGGGTCGGTCTGGCCCGCTGGGGTGCCggtgaatcccccggtgggccctgacACCTGGCACTATGGCGGGGGCCTCCATTCGTATCCATGGGAAGCCCCCGCCAGGGACTACAATAGTACTCGATGCTGTCGCAATGGGCGCTCGTGTACTATCACTGTAGCCACATCTGTCAGTGCGACACGGACGGGTGCTTTCCGGCGCACATCACACTGTAAGATTCGCAGCCTCGTGATGACATCACCCCGCGGCcgggcagctctccctgtcccATGGCGAAAGCGATGAGgtgagtaaatttttttttgactATTGGCAAAAGAGTGtgtagggagagggggagggagaggaaaatgggtggggctggcaggctatatactacagggggctggcaggctatataccacatggggctggctggctatatactaatgggggctgtttggctttatactacatgtggctgtgtcacgggcacccccgcgatccataccacggatcgcgggtgcacccgtgcctccgttgcgggcacccccgcgatccatatcgcggatcgcgggtgcacccgtgcctccctccgctgccctggtcccgctccggtgcactcacctctcctggcttccgctcccgtccggactaggtctcgcgcgcggccccgctccctagggcgcgcgcgcggcactgtctcaagaattaaagggccagcgcacacgtgattagtattggtcatttcctgttttgtatataaccctttgtttcccatcattccctgccggatctttgtgcctcttagccttagagaaagcttcctagcgagtattgctgtgttcctgcgtattcctgtattcctgcgtattcctgtattcctgcgttccagtgtattcctgtgtgttcccgttcctgagtcctgtgttgccgtgttacctgtgttcctccctgttgctgtgtgcctgtgttcccgttcccacctgcctggacctcctgttgctgaccccggacttgaacctgacgttgcatctctgccgcctgccctgaccctgtgcctggacccgactacgagttcgtcatccgctaaggtacctcgacctcggctgccactgtgggctagtcacacctgggaacgacctaatggtatcctgccgcagcaagtccaacccgctttgcggcgggctctggtgaaaaccaggtgccgctaggctccggttccgggtgttggctagttacatctcccgcggtggtccagaggatccactgatcctaacaggctggctggctataatggcacagtattatttattcacatAGTTTAGTAATACatttgggggtaacaatgtaaattttgatatgctgggggcacagaggggtgtagattctttagaagtacagtttgggacattgttttatccaggtgacattatactgtaagtaactgttgtaattttaggggtgcagtgagggggatctgcttcccagagctgaacacatctgccagaaaattctgcaaccagattttacaatgattctgatgctacttctgcctgtgtcagatcagtattgtagtcactgactaaccttcttctagtgcagtgatggcgaaccttttagagaccgagtgcccaaactacaaccaagacccacttggcaaagtgccaacacagaaattttatttgtgatttatactccctgctcagtcacaataccttcccactcctccagtagtcccaggtagagctgtcactttaaaatagctctgtgcacagcaagtcctggactgtctgggactgtaggaagatacctggagtaatctctgatgatggcctgggtgcccacagaaagggctccgagtgccacctccggcacccgtgccataggttcgccaccactgttctagtgtGAGAGAGTCCTCAgcttatgtactgttatatctatagagtcagagagccaggtgtgactGGTTTATGTGGTGCGGGACGCCAAAGTAGTGTTATTGTCATCAGGttggtgcagtgcgaacacttacatccctaaccacagcccagccaccagcaggaaGCCGAGGataccaggggtaactcttatactatccctaaccacagcccagccaccagcaggaagccctggacaccaggggtaactcttatactattcctaacattaatgccctgagataacatcacccctgcagcccctgtacacaaaccaagagccgggCACTGCCCCAACACTAGTGcttcccttatcccagaatatatctatgtagtagtaggtgggcccccaaaatcaatttcactggtgggccccaggtaccccagtccgacactggcttGTCCTATCATAGACACTTATCTCCTGTCCATAAGATAGGAAATAAACATCAGGTCGTCTTCACTACAATCACTTCTATAGTATTGTGTGAGCTCACCGTCCCAGAAGTCCTGTAGAAGTACATGAAGAACCGGTCATGCATGTGCAGTGAATCTTTATGGAAAGTGGATTTATGGTCACCTGGAGTCCCATAGCTAGACCTGGAGAAATATGACGCTGTTCATGTAGAGATAATAGTTGTCAATGCAGCAACCCCTTTCAACTTCAACATCTGTATGTTCTTGTAGGACTTCCCTTACTTGGCGTAGTTGGGAGGATCACACAAATACAGGCACACCCGAGCCCTTCTCCATGGTGGCGCTCAGTTACCGCTGAACTCACCTCGTCCCTGCTCAGCCGGTGCGTGCGCCGACACTcgctgatttaaagggccagtgcgccaacaAAAGCCGGCCGCTCCCAGCAACCCCGTCGGATCTTAGTGCTCCTagcctatgagaaagcttcctCCTGTGTTCCTTGTTCCTGCTCTGATCTCCCATTGTGATGCCGAGTCTGAaaagacctggtggcaccacgctgcaacaagaccatcctgctttaccgcgggctctggtgaagaatgggtgccacttagattctggtcccaggtgtcaactTGTGTCttcatccacggtggtccagggggttcgctgaccccgagccctgacaccTATATTGTGAAACCCATGGGCCACCACCTGGCAACACAAAGCATATTGACCATACCTCAAATTGAAGATTTCCAATTGATCACTGAAAAAAGGAGATCATGGTGATGCTCAGGGGCTCTCTTAAACTATTATATTGGTGGTGTACCCTTAATCGGAGGACCATGCTATATTGTTTTCCACAGGTACGTCTTCTTGTCTATGTAAGTGGTTTTTAATGGTTCTACAGAACATGCAATTCACTTGAAGTTCGACCACTACCGATAAGGCACGGATGGCTTCTACTTCTGGTGAGTTATTAACTTCAATGTCCTGGAGACGCCCTATAATTTGGGCTTCCTGTTTTCTTGGGAATACCCTTTATAACCAATACAAATGAAAGTAATATCCCTAAATCACTCTGGAGGAAGAACTCTGGATATCTATATATAGAAACAAAAACACTGGATCACTAATAATGCAGGATCAACAAATGTGGAGAAACTACAAATGGACACCAGGTCACCGGATGACCAGTGGAGGATCCAGTACCCCATGACCACAATAGAGTAGGGACTAAATTACCATACTTTGGCCTTTACCATACTTATCAATTGTCCAGAACTTTCAGAGGGCCCCGGAAAAAGCGGgaacctcctgcagtcccagataaACACTAAGTGCTCCCACATCTGAAgaaccttttttttgttttgtagctTACATTGACCAGCCACAGTCTAATAAAGGGGCCATCTCCCATCTTCATTGGGATGATAAACCCCAAAAGAGGGAATGGATTAGACAGAGATGTGGCCAACCCAAACCAATTTACGTCATACAAAGTCTTTCTTTGAGGACTATGAGAGTTCATCCTTCTGGTACAGTGCCGttgtgtcacctcatacacaACTGGATCAATGGGTACTTTTTAGAGAGTCATCTGATGGCAAAATGTGTGACTATTTTCATGGGATCGGTGCTaccatcccaccactgagacctCGTTGAATTCAGGATATGAATACCTGTGGACCTGATGTTACCGGCCTATCACATGTTTTCTGGTTACACACGTGAACAATGGCCAAAATTATATTGTAGCTATGCTGCCCATATCCTCAGATATGATGAGGACCTACCAACCAAAGATCAGAACAAGATATCCTCCTGCCTTATGAAGAGATTACTCTTATAAGGAAGGACGGAAATAATATCCATTCAAAAAGTCTAGAAAATGTGTAACTACACGTTATCTGTCACCTTCAGCATCTTCTGCTCATTATCTGAGAGCACCATTGCTCCCATGTGCAAGGTCTGTAGATTTTATGGAGTTACCCAGTCCATGTGTCCTTTACCCTCCTCTATTAATATCTAAGTAATAAGAGATAGCAGACAACCTACGGGAGAGAGTCCTTAGGGAAGCTGGAAGAATGTATTTTACAGCCTTTTCCAGAACTTTGACCTCCATGACTTATGTTTAGCATGGACCATCATTGATTCTCCGGTGAGGGTCGaccttttaagtcaatgggaacaGATGAAGAACTGGACAAATCATTATGCAGATTAGTATGAACACCCACAGGTTTAGCATCCTAAGCCTCGACCATAAGTGTTCTAGTCCCAGAAACCTCTTGACCTCCCACTATGAAGTTATCTTCAGGTTTTACCTTCTCTCCGGTATCTCATTATGTTCCTGGAATAGAAACCTATTCTCTGCCCTATATAGAAGGGATAACTGTATCTACTGAGAACACCCTTAAAGTGTAAAGTCATAATAGTTGTCCGGGCCTAGTAGTTTAGGCCTAGTAGTAGTTTAATGCTTTCCTGTGTGTCAAGTAATTTAGAAACATTCCTGGTTGTCCAGTATCCGTGCTTCATCCCTTGGTCACCCAGTAGTTCAGTTATGTTCTAGAGTCCATCCTTGGTATTTCAGTGATTTCATGTTCTTACAAGATTTCATGGTTATCCCTGTTGTTCTAAAGGCCATCCTTGGTGTTACCTTCATCATACGTTCCTGATGTTCCGGATTCTAGCTTTCATGCTCCAGATTACATCCATAGATCTTATTCTACAGTTTCTACTTGTTCATTCCTGTTGTTTTGGTTCCTATTCTTGGTGATCTTTGATGTAATATACATCCTTGTCTATTTTACTGATGATTTCATATTCATATTCTAGATCCACATGTTGTGATCTAATGGTTGGTGTTGGTCTATAGCCCTTCTTTGTTGATCTGGTGGGTTCATGTTTATTCCTTTTTAGAGTCTTCATTTTTGTAATAGTTTATTCTAAAGCCCACCCTTGTTGTCTCGagaaaagctacattcacacgatgtatgcccgccgtaccatagtacggcgggcatacatcggcgctgcggagaggagcaggggatgagcgctgctcacccccgcctctctccatagaaagatacagcgcacggcgccgtatcacgggaaaagataggacatgtcctatcttttcccgggctacggtgcctcacgtgtgcggcaccgtaccgctcccgtacgatgccgtgagcccatagaagtgtatgggggacgtatatcggccgtatatacgtcggccgtatatacgtcccccatacatgtgtgtgaatgtagccttacattggCTTGATGGTCCTTTAAGTTTATCTAGAACAGATTCCAGCTGTTACATTGGTTTGACCGTCCTTTCAGTTTTTCTAGAACACGTTCTAGTTGTTACATTGGCTTGATGGTCCTTTCAGTTTTCTAGAACACATTCTAGGTGTCACATTGATTTGATGGTCCTTTCGGTTTTTCTAGAACACATTCTTGCTGTTACATTGGTTTGATGGTCCTTTCGGTTTTTTCTAGAACACATTCTAGGTGTTACATTGGTTTGATGGTCCTTTCGGGTTTTCTAGAACACATTCTAGCTGTTACATTGGTTCGGCGGTCCTTTCAGTTTTTCTAGAACACATTCTAGCTGTTACATTGGTTCGGCGGTCCTTTCAGTTTTTCTAGAACACATTCTAGCTGTTACATTGGCTTGATGGTCCTTTCAGTTTTCTAGAACACATTCTCGGTGTCACATTGATTTGATGGTCCTTTCGGTTTTTCTAGAACACATTCTAGCTGTTACATTGGTTTGATGGTCAATCTTTGGTGATCCCTTGATATGATGTACATTCCTTACTAGTTCCGGTCTTTATCATCTAGTAATTTGATGTTATGGTCCAGCGACCAGAGTTAGGCATACTGATACTGGACCTGTTTTCAGTggacactattattattattattttataatagaatATTTTACCAACCAAAACAGAGTCCAGCATTGGAGGTGGTCTACAAGGACCAGCATTGGAGGTGGTCTATGAGGACCAGCATTGGAGGTGGTCTATGAGGACCAGCATTGGAGGTGGTCTACGAGGACCAGCATTGGAGGTGGTCTACGAGGACCAGCATTGGAGGTGGTCTATGTTATGCTTCCGGGACCATATGTAGAGAAGCCATGGCCTAGGTTTTTCTACCATGTTTATACATTTTGCCTCTTGAAGAACTATACCGATGAGGATGAGGTAGTTTTTCATACCTGTTCCTTGGCCCCAGATTTTTTTTAGCTCCTTGGTGTTCAGATTCATTATAATGTTCTATCAAGCTTAAAATGTTCTACTAATCTAAATTTAGACCAACAGGACCAGAAAGTGTCAGGTctgtcataattttttttattggtattttACTCATGACGTCAATGGTTGAGAGATGACCCCCCTCCTCTACCCCCCGGTGTCTGTCACTCTATATCAGTGGTAGTACAAATTCCACGATGACTCAGATTTTGTTATCTCTGGATCTATATGTTTTAGTATGGAGATATAAAGGACCAGGATCTGCGTCCTCACCACAATCTCAGCCTCCTCCATCTGCTCGCAGCCTTCAGCTCCTCCATCTCGTCACCATGTGTACCGGGAAATGTGCCAAATGTATCGGGTTCTCTCTGTTCCCCttttccatcatctccatcatcgCCAATTTGTTCCTGCTTTTCCCAGGATGGGAACTTGAAGCGGTGGAGAACGCGGCGGAGCAGTTGACTCCAGAAGTTCTGTATTTGGGGGGAGTCATAGGAGGCGGAATATTGGTAAGGTTATCGGTAGTGTACAAGTCCATTGGGTTCTGCTTGGGAAGGGTCGGAGCATTGGGTGCTGCCACTGCTTGGGAAGGGTCGGAGCATTGGGTGCTGCCACTGCTTGGGAAGGGTCGGAGCATTGGGTGCTGCCACTGCTTGGGAAGGGTCGGAGCATTGGGTGCTGCCACTGCTTGGGAAGGGTCGGAGCATTGGGTGCTGCCACTGCTTGGGAAGGGTCGGAGCATTGGGTGCTGCCACTGCTTGGGAAGGGTCGGAGCATTGGGTGCTGCCACTGCTTGGGAAGGGTCGGAGCATTGGGTGCTGCTTGTGTATTGAGTATAGGTCCGTCAGAAGATCTCCGCACCCAGGCAGCACCTAGAACCCTGAAGCTTCATCTCTTCATTGTGTCTTCTCCTGGGCCCAGAGTCCTGATAACCTTGATCTATTTTCTTGTCCCAGGTTCTTGTCCCGGCCATTCACATCCAAGCCACCGGGCGAAAGGGCTGCTGTAACAACCGATGTGGGGTAAGTACCCGGACCCGAAATATAGACCCTCAGCTCCTCTAAGGACTGTTCTAGGGGACTAGTAGCTTCAACTCCTTCGTTCTAGCAATTACTGTACTaagccagtgtatctaagccgAGCATACTGTGGTACTCTCTTGTATCTAAGTATACCGTGTCTAATcttgtatctaatccaatcataCAGCATACTGTATCTAAGTATACTATAGGTGATACTACCTTTTATTTTCTACTATTATGAGTTATACAATCTGtcgtatcatgtgtgatactgtcttttgtatctaatcctatcttgtgGTACGTTGCCTGCTATATCTAAGCCTGTCACTTGTGATcttctgtatctaatct
Proteins encoded:
- the LOC140128281 gene encoding transmembrane 4 L6 family member 4-like, which produces MTQILLSLDLYVLVWRYKGPGSASSPQSQPPPSARSLQLLHLVTMCTGKCAKCIGFSLFPFSIISIIANLFLLFPGWELEAVENAAEQLTPEVLYLGGVIGGGILVLVPAIHIQATGRKGCCNNRCGMFLSILFAAIGLVGSGYGFIVAIFAMIRGPTCLTLSGAWGRPFYTNLTEFDDKNYLFEKELWVQCVSPKDVVVFNITLFSMILASSGISLILCTIQVVNGLIGTICGTCGKK